The following are encoded in a window of Candidatus Melainabacteria bacterium RIFOXYA2_FULL_32_9 genomic DNA:
- a CDS encoding branched-chain-amino-acid transaminase, with the protein MDGEYVPYENAKISVRTHAFLYGTSVFEGIRGYWNEEEKQVYIFRMREHYERIHNSCKIMHMTPKYSVDEMCNITTELMKKNAPETDTYMRPTIYKSAEVVGPKLINNIDSFLIFTTPLGNYVDISKGLSVCVSNWRRTDDNAIPPRAKIGGCYANTALIITDAIKAGFDEAIVLSHDGHVTEGSAMNLYLVENGKLITTKTTDNILVGITRNTVKEIALRELGIEVIEREIDRTELYITDEAFFCGTGAQISPITSIDHRLVGDGQVGPITKKLQNLYFDIVKGKVEKYKNWCTPVYDN; encoded by the coding sequence ATGGATGGAGAATATGTTCCATACGAAAATGCCAAAATTAGTGTAAGAACTCACGCATTTTTATATGGAACGTCCGTATTCGAAGGAATAAGAGGCTATTGGAACGAAGAAGAAAAGCAGGTATATATTTTCAGGATGAGAGAGCATTATGAAAGAATTCATAATAGCTGCAAAATCATGCATATGACCCCTAAATACTCTGTTGATGAAATGTGCAACATCACTACTGAACTTATGAAAAAAAATGCTCCGGAAACAGACACATATATGAGACCAACCATATATAAAAGTGCAGAAGTAGTTGGGCCTAAACTAATAAATAATATTGACTCATTTCTCATTTTTACAACACCATTAGGTAATTATGTAGATATTTCTAAAGGACTAAGTGTTTGTGTATCCAATTGGAGAAGAACAGATGATAATGCAATTCCTCCAAGAGCCAAAATTGGAGGTTGTTATGCTAATACAGCTCTAATTATAACAGACGCTATTAAAGCTGGTTTTGATGAAGCTATAGTACTTTCTCATGACGGGCACGTTACCGAAGGAAGCGCTATGAATTTATATCTGGTTGAAAATGGCAAACTCATCACAACAAAAACAACTGATAATATACTTGTAGGTATAACAAGAAATACCGTTAAAGAAATAGCATTGAGAGAACTTGGTATAGAGGTTATTGAGAGAGAAATTGACAGAACTGAGTTATATATAACTGATGAAGCATTTTTCTGCGGAACCGGTGCGCAAATAAGTCCAATAACAAGTATTGATCACAGACTTGTAGGAGATGGTCAAGTCGGGCCTATCACCAAAAAACTCCAAAATCTTTATTTTGATATAGTAAAAGGCAAAGTAGAGAAATATAAAAACTGGTGCACACCTGTTTATGATAACTAA